Proteins encoded within one genomic window of Rhododendron vialii isolate Sample 1 chromosome 1a, ASM3025357v1:
- the LOC131303564 gene encoding uncharacterized protein LOC131303564: protein MEALIRKSDVGISNTKRQYDHRDKEKYLAYLEQSRKTEGYEVTISPRGGVYDGVLPMDMTNERRYQDYDMCAQLAIDKYSSTFKEQLGLEFVKVLFVTGRISCFMTFYITFEAKDLADGGMVKTYQTEVLMGLRTGVWNVGAMRLKPGLDEQGCYLKGGWFWKEV, encoded by the exons ATGGAAGCTCTGATCAGGAAGAGCGACGTTGGGATATCCAACACCAAACGTCAGTATGATCATCGGGACAAGGAGAAATACCTGGCTTACTTAGAACAAAGTCGTAAGACCGAG GGGTATGAGGTTACGATCTCACCTAGAGGGGGCGTATATGATGGAGTTCTCCCAATGGACATGACCAACGAGCGTAGGTATCAGGACTACGACATGTGTGCTCAACTTGCTATCGACAAATACAGCTCTACCTTTAAG GAACAACTTGGTCTTGAGTTTGTCAAGGTTTTGTTTGTAACGGGTCGGATTTCCTGCTTTATGACCTTCTACATAACCTTTGAGGCCAAGGATCTTGCTGATGGAGGCATGGTTAAGACCTATCAAACAGAGGTGTTAATGGGATTGCGCACAGGCGTGTGGAATGTGGGAGCTATGAGGCTCAAACCTGGCCTGGATGAACAAG GTTGCTATCTTAAAGGAGGATGGTTCTGGAAAGAGGTGTAG